A genome region from Methanococcoides burtonii DSM 6242 includes the following:
- a CDS encoding CBS domain-containing protein, whose product MVMVTKGNIAADGSIKETLKDVAVHEIMTKDVFILDVTSTTLEVAKAMDEQNIDSVIITKYGEATGIITERDMVCKVMVKDVIPHTVNAEEIMSSPILTVKPNTGVIKASEMMVKFHIRRLAVTNGKAIVGLVTDRDILTVSPGLNTILEDLIEINSEQDIVENIGIERGICQRCGSHVDDLIPVNGLILCEDCREEEDE is encoded by the coding sequence ATGGTTATGGTGACCAAAGGGAACATTGCGGCTGACGGGTCTATCAAAGAGACCCTGAAAGATGTTGCCGTTCATGAGATAATGACTAAGGACGTCTTTATCCTTGATGTGACAAGCACAACTCTTGAAGTAGCCAAGGCTATGGATGAACAGAATATTGATAGCGTCATCATAACAAAATATGGTGAAGCTACAGGCATTATAACTGAAAGAGATATGGTATGTAAGGTAATGGTTAAAGATGTCATACCCCACACTGTAAATGCTGAAGAAATAATGTCATCACCCATTCTAACAGTGAAACCAAATACAGGTGTCATAAAAGCATCCGAAATGATGGTGAAATTCCATATTCGAAGGCTTGCGGTCACCAATGGGAAGGCGATTGTAGGACTTGTTACCGACAGGGATATCCTTACAGTATCCCCGGGTCTGAATACAATTCTGGAAGACCTTATAGAGATAAATAGTGAGCAAGATATCGTTGAAAATATTGGTATTGAAAGGGGGATCTGTCAAAGGTGTGGATCACATGTGGATGATCTGATTCCAGTTAATGGTCTTATACTATGTGAAGATTGTAGAGAGGAAGAAGACGAATAA
- a CDS encoding OB-fold nucleic acid binding domain-containing protein: protein MDEITEIYNKLGGIISEDDFRKRVDEKVDQMSGLCDMKTAAMLVAHDLGVTDTVKDIIKIKDITAEIGNVSFVAKVTSILDVREFNRNDGTIGRVGTVKVADETGSIKLTLWDERADIIKNGSIEVGDCLEITGYAKDGYSGTEINIGKYGLMRETDQKVEVSMQSQKIADIKDGMSDINISGKLLDISDVRNFQKKDGNPGRVMNILIGDETGKIRVTLWDEKVDSTTSLNLDDAVEIINGYARTNNFSQQVEVQIGNHGVLRKTEANVEYKESFTPIADIIPGESYSIKGFVSGLGELREFEKDDGTSNMVSNIYVSDDTGRIRIALWGDHALLVDELDIETPIEIIDTYSKSGYEDIELSAGNRTRISIK from the coding sequence ATGGACGAGATAACTGAGATCTACAATAAGCTTGGAGGCATTATCAGCGAAGACGATTTTAGAAAGAGGGTCGATGAAAAAGTAGACCAAATGAGCGGTCTTTGTGATATGAAGACAGCAGCAATGCTTGTTGCTCATGATCTTGGGGTCACAGATACTGTAAAAGATATCATCAAAATAAAAGATATAACTGCTGAAATAGGCAATGTGAGCTTTGTAGCAAAGGTCACTTCTATTCTTGATGTACGTGAATTCAATAGGAACGATGGTACTATTGGCAGAGTGGGAACAGTTAAGGTCGCAGACGAAACAGGTTCCATAAAGCTCACTCTCTGGGATGAACGTGCAGATATTATCAAGAATGGTAGCATCGAAGTTGGAGATTGTCTGGAGATCACAGGCTATGCAAAGGATGGCTATTCCGGAACAGAGATCAATATCGGCAAATACGGCCTGATGCGTGAGACCGACCAGAAAGTGGAGGTCAGCATGCAGTCGCAGAAGATAGCTGATATAAAGGACGGCATGTCCGACATCAATATTTCAGGAAAACTTCTGGATATCTCTGATGTCAGGAACTTCCAGAAAAAGGATGGTAACCCTGGCCGCGTCATGAACATACTGATAGGTGACGAAACCGGAAAGATACGCGTGACACTGTGGGACGAAAAAGTAGATTCCACCACTTCTCTGAACCTTGATGATGCTGTTGAGATAATCAACGGATATGCAAGAACAAATAACTTCAGCCAGCAGGTTGAGGTACAGATCGGAAACCATGGTGTTCTCAGAAAGACCGAAGCAAATGTTGAGTACAAAGAGAGCTTCACACCTATCGCCGACATCATACCCGGTGAATCCTATTCGATAAAAGGATTTGTTTCCGGTCTTGGAGAACTGAGGGAGTTCGAGAAAGATGACGGAACCAGCAATATGGTCTCAAACATCTATGTATCTGATGATACCGGCCGTATTCGAATTGCTCTGTGGGGAGATCATGCCCTTCTTGTAGATGAACTGGACATTGAAACCCCTATTGAAATAATTGATACATACTCAAAATCCGGATACGAGGATATAGAACTAAGCGCCGGAAACCGTACAAGAATAAGCATAAAGTAA
- a CDS encoding RNA 2'-phosphotransferase, whose translation MIRKCNEHGYFRGESCPDCGESGRYVLDDEREERLGRFISGALRHFPDDVGLTMDEQGWVNMDLLCDIMDRRYKWATRERLISLIESDLKTRYEIKGSKIRARYGHSVNVELDYLETELPYLYYGVSQEEVDMLLDTGIAPMRQRYVHLSTSYGKAIESASVHTENPVVLEVDVDEAQNNGLHFMLVNDDIVLTDGVPPEYLSVVEIEE comes from the coding sequence ATGATTCGCAAGTGTAATGAGCATGGATACTTCAGGGGCGAAAGTTGTCCGGACTGTGGTGAGAGCGGAAGATATGTACTGGACGATGAACGCGAAGAGCGTCTCGGAAGGTTCATCTCAGGCGCATTGAGGCACTTTCCCGATGATGTTGGACTCACTATGGACGAACAGGGTTGGGTCAATATGGACTTGCTCTGTGACATAATGGACCGCCGCTACAAATGGGCGACAAGGGAACGGCTTATTTCTCTGATCGAATCCGATCTGAAAACTAGGTATGAGATAAAGGGTTCCAAGATAAGGGCAAGATATGGTCATTCCGTTAATGTGGAATTGGACTATCTTGAAACTGAGCTTCCATATCTTTACTATGGTGTTAGTCAGGAAGAGGTTGATATGCTTCTTGATACTGGTATTGCTCCAATGAGGCAACGTTATGTACATCTTAGCACAAGTTATGGAAAGGCGATCGAATCAGCTTCGGTCCATACTGAAAATCCTGTCGTGCTTGAGGTCGATGTAGATGAGGCACAAAATAATGGGTTGCATTTCATGTTGGTCAATGATGATATTGTGCTAACGGATGGTGTTCCGCCGGAATATCTTAGCGTTGTGGAAATTGAGGAATAA
- the rtcA gene encoding RNA 3'-terminal phosphate cyclase, which yields MIDIDGSYGEGGGQIVRNAIALSAVTGKATSIKNIRKDRPNPGLSAQHVKAIGIAALLCDAKVEGIKIGSTNIAFFPQEIRGGKYTIDIGTAGSIALLLQCIMPIATYSNTNIKLEIKGGTDVSWAPSIDYLKNVTLSALSKMGYRCNIDILKRGYYPRGGGIVNAIIEPSHLVPDRFSEERGTIRGISHCSNLPEHVAQRQADKAKAILENAGHECSIETCRTDFTSTGSGITLYCGMKGSFVPGKRGTTAEKVGNDAATSLLDELLTPSSVDIHLADQLIPYLGLAEGGSFTVKEISPHTKTNIWVTEKFLDVKFKIEKRNDIVKISIQ from the coding sequence ATGATCGATATCGATGGTTCCTATGGAGAAGGCGGCGGACAGATAGTCAGAAACGCCATAGCACTTTCTGCTGTTACGGGAAAAGCAACATCCATAAAGAATATACGTAAAGACCGGCCAAACCCCGGACTCTCAGCCCAGCATGTAAAAGCAATAGGGATCGCGGCCTTATTGTGTGATGCAAAAGTAGAAGGAATTAAGATCGGCTCTACAAATATTGCATTCTTTCCACAGGAAATAAGGGGGGGTAAATATACCATTGATATCGGTACTGCAGGAAGTATAGCTTTACTATTACAATGCATAATGCCTATTGCCACTTATTCTAACACTAATATCAAACTTGAGATAAAAGGTGGAACCGATGTTTCGTGGGCTCCAAGTATCGATTATCTTAAAAATGTCACACTCAGCGCCCTTTCGAAAATGGGCTATCGATGCAACATCGATATTTTAAAAAGAGGATACTATCCACGTGGTGGAGGTATTGTTAATGCAATAATTGAGCCTTCACATTTAGTACCTGATCGTTTTTCAGAAGAAAGAGGGACCATACGTGGAATATCACATTGCTCCAATCTACCGGAACATGTTGCGCAGAGGCAAGCCGACAAAGCAAAGGCCATTCTTGAAAATGCTGGCCATGAATGTTCAATAGAAACATGCCGTACTGACTTTACCTCCACAGGTAGTGGAATAACATTATATTGTGGAATGAAAGGTTCTTTCGTACCTGGCAAAAGAGGAACAACTGCAGAAAAGGTAGGTAATGATGCTGCTACATCTCTTCTGGATGAACTTTTGACCCCTTCTTCCGTTGATATTCATCTTGCAGACCAGCTTATCCCCTATCTCGGACTTGCTGAAGGCGGTTCTTTTACTGTAAAAGAAATATCACCCCATACAAAGACCAACATATGGGTTACAGAAAAATTCCTTGATGTAAAGTTCAAAATCGAAAAAAGAAATGATATAGTGAAAATTTCAATTCAATAA
- a CDS encoding FAD-dependent oxidoreductase — protein MKDNRKYDLAIIGGGAAGLATATHVKRCSDLSVIVISKDSHISYSECGIPFKLAGKVHDFDSLIVKTPEFFDKMGIDIALETEALSIDILNRTIKLENYDILFDKLIIATGGKQRIPQPLQKYIGMDGVFTLQTLADGMKIETALLSAETVVIIGAGAIGVEIAAGIAKRGIDTTLINRGPAILSRLIDPDMAEIVSEYLKSVGVTLVTGNVPDTIEGKEGVESVLISGERIPADIVIISTGILPDVELAEKAGISTGELGGIIVNQHLQVFVDGNFSTDIFAGGDCCEITDFITNKKTLVQLAPAARHMATIMANNVCGKDTVLKPLLGPSIYVAGDLLIGSVGLTSKRARAEDIYIITGYATGTTKASYYPGSSDIHIKLIFSDDRLTGAQIIGKSGVKERIDSLAFMIKKKATIEEMLSIETCYAPPVSTVVDPLMYAVKDAFRKIKART, from the coding sequence ATGAAAGATAATAGAAAATATGACCTTGCCATCATAGGCGGAGGTGCTGCCGGACTTGCTACCGCTACGCACGTAAAGCGTTGTAGTGACCTTTCTGTTATAGTCATTTCAAAAGATTCTCACATATCATACAGTGAATGCGGGATACCTTTCAAGCTGGCAGGCAAAGTACATGATTTTGATTCCCTTATTGTCAAAACTCCTGAATTCTTTGATAAAATGGGGATAGACATAGCACTTGAAACCGAAGCCTTGTCAATAGATATTCTCAATCGAACGATAAAGCTTGAGAACTATGATATCTTATTCGATAAGCTTATAATCGCTACCGGTGGAAAACAGCGTATACCTCAGCCCTTACAGAAATATATCGGAATGGATGGCGTATTCACCCTGCAAACACTTGCTGACGGCATGAAAATCGAAACTGCACTTCTTTCCGCTGAGACCGTGGTCATCATCGGTGCCGGTGCAATAGGTGTTGAGATCGCAGCCGGCATAGCAAAAAGAGGGATAGACACAACACTGATCAACCGCGGTCCTGCAATTCTCTCACGTCTGATAGATCCTGATATGGCAGAGATAGTTTCAGAATACCTCAAGTCTGTCGGTGTAACCCTCGTTACAGGAAATGTGCCAGATACTATCGAAGGGAAAGAAGGGGTGGAGAGCGTTTTAATTTCAGGAGAACGAATACCAGCGGATATCGTTATAATAAGCACAGGAATATTACCTGATGTCGAGCTTGCAGAAAAGGCAGGCATCTCCACAGGAGAACTTGGAGGTATTATCGTGAACCAACACCTGCAAGTATTTGTAGATGGCAATTTTTCAACCGACATCTTTGCAGGTGGGGATTGTTGTGAGATCACAGACTTTATCACCAACAAAAAAACACTTGTCCAACTCGCCCCTGCTGCAAGACACATGGCTACGATAATGGCTAACAACGTCTGTGGGAAAGATACCGTACTCAAACCACTTCTGGGTCCCAGTATCTACGTTGCAGGTGATCTCCTGATAGGCTCGGTGGGTCTTACAAGTAAAAGAGCAAGGGCAGAAGACATCTACATCATCACAGGTTACGCAACAGGAACGACAAAAGCATCTTACTACCCAGGCAGCAGTGATATCCACATCAAGCTTATTTTCAGTGATGATCGACTTACAGGTGCACAGATAATCGGAAAAAGCGGTGTAAAAGAAAGAATTGACAGTCTTGCTTTCATGATAAAGAAGAAGGCCACAATTGAAGAAATGCTTTCAATTGAAACCTGTTACGCACCACCGGTATCTACTGTTGTGGATCCCCTTATGTATGCAGTTAAAGACGCTTTCAGGAAAATAAAGGCAAGAACATGA
- the dnaG gene encoding DNA primase DnaG, producing the protein MQNTDTTKYIIHSKISADGIIERPDIVGAIFGQTEGLLGSDLDLRDLQKTGRIGRIEVAVGAKGGKTKGNIFIPSSLDRVETSILAASLETIDRVGPCAAKIEITQVEDVRATKRKHIIERAKFILTDMFDENLPESQEIADEVRQSVRIEEMQYYGKNKIPCGPNVVESDAIVVVEGRADVLNLLRYGIKNTICVGGTNVPPEVAELTKKKTVTAFTDGDRGGKLIIKELLQVADIDYIARAPDGKSVEDLVQREIVRSLRQKIPVEQALENYTIKTDAKPVTTETPAKGSRITRLPKRKERPELSVPAVKQLPNKPSRSEEKPGVTREPRTTREPRTTREARTTRETRSPRETRSPRETRSPRETREPKEAKPAMLSPQALRFKPHSDALIGTLGARLLDSKDEIIEETAVRDLVNTLKENDEGIKSVVFDGVVTQRILDIASDKGIENLIGVKKGNIAKSPASVNVLTASDF; encoded by the coding sequence ATGCAAAATACAGACACCACTAAATATATCATTCATTCAAAGATCAGCGCTGACGGAATAATTGAGCGTCCTGATATTGTAGGAGCTATTTTTGGCCAGACAGAAGGTCTGCTAGGTTCAGATCTGGACCTTCGTGATCTTCAAAAAACCGGTCGTATCGGAAGGATAGAAGTTGCCGTAGGTGCAAAGGGCGGTAAGACCAAAGGTAACATCTTTATACCGTCTAGCCTCGATAGGGTTGAGACATCTATTCTTGCAGCATCTCTTGAGACCATTGACAGAGTGGGTCCATGTGCGGCAAAGATCGAGATCACACAGGTTGAGGATGTTCGTGCAACCAAAAGGAAGCATATCATTGAGCGTGCTAAGTTTATTCTTACCGATATGTTCGACGAGAACCTTCCGGAATCCCAGGAGATCGCAGATGAAGTTCGCCAATCAGTACGTATTGAAGAGATGCAGTACTATGGAAAGAACAAGATCCCATGTGGTCCCAATGTGGTTGAATCCGATGCTATTGTTGTCGTCGAAGGTAGGGCAGATGTACTGAACCTTTTGAGATATGGTATCAAGAACACTATCTGTGTAGGTGGCACCAATGTACCTCCTGAGGTTGCAGAGCTCACAAAGAAAAAGACTGTAACTGCATTCACAGACGGTGATCGTGGTGGAAAGCTCATCATAAAGGAGCTTCTACAGGTTGCAGACATTGATTACATTGCACGTGCTCCTGACGGAAAAAGTGTCGAAGATCTTGTCCAGAGGGAGATCGTACGTTCACTGAGACAGAAGATCCCAGTCGAGCAAGCTCTTGAGAATTATACTATCAAAACAGATGCTAAACCTGTAACAACAGAAACCCCTGCTAAGGGTAGTAGGATCACACGCCTTCCAAAACGTAAGGAAAGACCTGAGCTATCTGTACCAGCTGTCAAACAGTTACCTAACAAGCCTTCTAGATCAGAAGAGAAACCAGGGGTGACTAGGGAACCAAGGACAACTAGGGAACCAAGGACAACCAGGGAAGCAAGGACAACCAGGGAAACAAGATCACCTAGGGAAACAAGATCACCTAGGGAAACAAGATCACCTAGGGAAACAAGAGAGCCAAAAGAAGCAAAACCTGCAATGCTCTCTCCACAGGCACTTAGATTTAAACCGCATTCTGATGCACTCATCGGAACTCTTGGGGCAAGACTATTAGATTCAAAGGATGAGATTATTGAGGAAACTGCAGTTCGTGATCTGGTCAATACACTGAAAGAGAATGATGAAGGGATCAAGAGCGTTGTTTTCGATGGTGTCGTAACTCAGCGTATCCTTGATATTGCATCCGATAAGGGCATTGAGAACCTTATTGGTGTGAAAAAGGGCAATATTGCAAAAAGTCCTGCAAGTGTCAATGTTTTAACAGCATCTGATTTTTGA